One Kitasatospora viridis genomic region harbors:
- a CDS encoding class I SAM-dependent methyltransferase: MAGTEGVDGGVGATALLVAAARAIETHRPDSLARDVYAEHFVRAAPASAGWPVRIGQVPDGDANPLWGRFARYFGLRTRVLDDFLVRSAGAGIRQVVLLGAGLDTRAFRLDWPAGCTVFEIDREAVLAFKHRVLGGLAAAPTALRVPVPVDLREDWVGALTAAGFERSAPTVWLAEGLLFYLPSAAETELFDTVDRLSAPGSSLAYEVKLDRDLLEYRTSPLYTATAEQIGIDLLSLFIGEPRPDSAGALAGRGWCTCVRTPFDYTREHGRGPLPESNDALAGNRWVFANKPTALG, encoded by the coding sequence ATGGCCGGCACCGAGGGCGTGGACGGGGGCGTCGGAGCGACGGCCCTGCTGGTCGCGGCGGCGCGGGCGATCGAGACGCACCGGCCCGACAGCCTGGCCCGGGACGTGTACGCCGAGCACTTCGTGCGGGCCGCCCCGGCCTCGGCGGGCTGGCCGGTGCGGATCGGGCAGGTGCCGGACGGGGACGCGAACCCGCTGTGGGGCCGGTTCGCCCGCTACTTCGGGCTACGCACCCGGGTGCTGGACGACTTCCTGGTCCGGTCCGCGGGCGCCGGGATCCGTCAAGTGGTGCTGCTCGGCGCGGGGTTGGACACCCGGGCGTTCCGGCTGGACTGGCCGGCCGGCTGCACCGTCTTCGAGATCGACCGGGAGGCCGTGCTGGCGTTCAAGCACCGGGTGCTCGGCGGCCTCGCGGCGGCGCCCACCGCGCTGCGGGTGCCGGTCCCGGTGGACCTGCGCGAGGACTGGGTCGGCGCGCTGACCGCCGCCGGCTTCGAGCGCAGCGCGCCGACGGTCTGGCTCGCCGAGGGACTGCTGTTCTACCTGCCCAGCGCCGCGGAGACCGAACTCTTCGACACCGTCGACCGGTTGAGCGCCCCGGGCAGCTCGCTGGCCTACGAGGTGAAACTCGACCGGGACTTGCTGGAGTACCGCACCAGCCCGCTCTACACCGCCACCGCCGAGCAGATCGGCATCGACCTGCTCAGCCTGTTCATCGGCGAGCCGCGCCCCGACTCCGCCGGAGCCCTCGCGGGCCGGGGCTGGTGCACCTGCGTCCGCACCCCCTTCGACTACACCCGGGAGCACGGCCGCGGGCCGCTGCCCGAGTCCAACGACGCGCTCGCGGGCAACCGGTGGGTCTTCGCGAACAAGCCGACCGCGCTCGGCTGA
- a CDS encoding recombinase family protein: MSATTDHLPTTTPPRTAAYLRCFPFDHFQMTPHRNAVLDHAQALALPAPAIFIDNGRLASQALPELQRLLRAVASGFFGVVLLPGLFVLSLDEAVARSIVRALAGHGCQVIVLP; encoded by the coding sequence ATGAGCGCCACCACCGACCACCTCCCCACAACGACCCCGCCGCGCACCGCGGCGTACCTGAGGTGCTTCCCCTTCGACCACTTCCAGATGACCCCGCACCGCAACGCCGTGCTGGACCACGCCCAGGCGCTGGCACTGCCCGCCCCGGCGATCTTCATCGACAACGGCCGGCTGGCCTCGCAGGCGCTGCCGGAGCTGCAGCGGCTGCTGCGGGCAGTGGCGAGCGGGTTCTTCGGCGTGGTGCTGCTGCCCGGGCTGTTCGTGCTCTCGCTGGACGAGGCGGTGGCCCGCTCGATCGTGCGCGCGCTGGCCGGTCACGGGTGCCAGGTGATCGTGCTGCCCTGA